One stretch of Acidimicrobiales bacterium DNA includes these proteins:
- a CDS encoding helix-turn-helix transcriptional regulator, producing MAKPKTSDGAGADDLRSRSLLRPAILLLLKERESHGYELVSRLAELGFDVPDFGGLYRALRSMEDEGLVSSHWGTPARGPARRVYAITPEGENQLKETAPALVNQRRAIGGLLDRYRGLVHQERKSTKRQRNRVLVVEDDDDMRHTLWVLLEQRGWLVEEAPDGETALDRWSNVPDGVVLLDQRMPGMSGIDVARSMRKSGYDGPILLYSAYVQPELEAKAAALEVQTLSKANFTELFDALAQYEATWKKKSTGAKG from the coding sequence GTGGCGAAACCGAAGACGAGCGACGGCGCCGGTGCGGACGACCTCCGCTCGCGGAGCCTTCTGCGGCCCGCCATCCTGCTCCTCCTGAAGGAGCGGGAGAGCCACGGGTACGAGCTGGTCAGCCGGCTGGCCGAGCTCGGGTTCGACGTCCCCGACTTCGGCGGCCTGTACCGAGCGCTGCGGTCCATGGAGGACGAAGGGCTGGTGAGCTCGCACTGGGGCACCCCGGCGCGAGGCCCGGCCCGCCGGGTCTACGCCATCACGCCCGAGGGCGAGAACCAGCTCAAGGAGACGGCGCCGGCGCTGGTGAACCAGCGGCGGGCCATCGGCGGCCTGCTCGACCGCTACCGCGGCCTCGTGCACCAGGAGCGCAAGTCCACCAAGCGCCAGCGGAACCGCGTCCTGGTGGTGGAGGACGACGACGACATGCGCCACACGCTGTGGGTGCTCCTCGAGCAGCGGGGCTGGCTGGTCGAGGAGGCTCCCGACGGCGAGACGGCGCTGGACCGGTGGTCCAACGTGCCCGACGGCGTCGTGCTCCTCGACCAGCGCATGCCCGGCATGTCGGGGATCGACGTGGCCCGGAGCATGCGGAAATCGGGGTACGACGGGCCCATCCTCCTGTACTCCGCCTACGTGCAGCCCGAGCTGGAGGCCAAGGCGGCCGCCCTGGAGGTCCAGACGCTGAGCAAGGCCAACTTCACCGAGTTGTTCGACGCGCTGGCCCAGTACGAGGCGACCTGGAAGAAGAAGAGCAC